Proteins encoded together in one Lathyrus oleraceus cultivar Zhongwan6 chromosome 5, CAAS_Psat_ZW6_1.0, whole genome shotgun sequence window:
- the LOC127084362 gene encoding uncharacterized protein LOC127084362 produces the protein MPSEDLKPVKKHDDDDDTISTFKKGTNSNAKSHSKLSKLKKEPKEEPEPVPNSTSASRSKNTQVKKELNDYDSDEDDDDKPIARKISNTKAVKEVKKKKKVKKEEKVVVTETKVRKAKKVYDLPGQKRDPPEERDPLRVFYETLHEQIPTSEMSQIWLMESGLLPKEVAKKVLEKKQKKTLQPKVSSPVKSASSVKKKSTKSVTTTTTKTTKSVTVKKKSSTTPNSSGKKETTNSESKPIKKRKSDSISSEDDDSDFDIGSATTKRRKVA, from the exons ATGCCGTCGGAAGATTTGAAACCGGTAAAAAAACACGACGACGACGATGACACCATTTCCACTTTCAAGAAGGGCACAAACTCCAACGCTAAATCTCACTCCAAGCTTTCAAAACTCAAGAAAGAACCCAAAGAAGAACCTGAACCCGTTCCTAATTCTACTTCAGCTTCTCGCTCTAAGAATACTCAAGTTAAGAAGGAACTCAACGACTACGATTCCGACGAAGACGACGATGATAAACCTATCGCCAGAAAGATCTCTAACACCAAG GCGGTGAAGGAAgtgaaaaagaagaagaaggtgaagaaggAGGAGAAAGTGGTTGTTACGGAGACGAAAGTGAGGAAAGCGAAGAAGGTTTATGATTTACCTGGCCAGAAACGAGATCCACCTGAAGAG AGAGATCCTCTTAGGGTTTTCTATGAAACTCTACATGAGCAAATTCCCACTAGCGAAATGTCACAAATCTG GTTAATGGAATCGGGTTTACTTCCTAAAGAGGTGGCAAAGAAAGTATTGGAGaagaagcaaaagaaaactctTCAACCGAAGGTCTCTTCTCCTGTCAAGTCTGCATCTTCTGTGAAGAAGAAAAGCACCAAATCTgttacaacaacaacaacaaaaacaaccAAATCGGTTACAGTTAAGAAGAAAAGCTCAACTACCCCCAATTCTTCCGGTAAAAAGGAGACAACAAACTCTGAATCGAAACCGATCAAGAAGCGCAAATCTGATAGTATAAGCTCTGAGGATGATGACTCCGATTTTGACATTGGTTCAGCAACAACAAAGAGGAGAAAAGTGGCTTAA